Proteins found in one Azospirillum thermophilum genomic segment:
- a CDS encoding tetratricopeptide repeat protein, which produces MRLNRAVPLAEVAGPAAALAELEALDAGRLGGVLPYHAVRADLLRRLGRRAEALAAYDAALALDPTPAERRWLERRRDKAPDMPAGAGPGQ; this is translated from the coding sequence GTGCGGCTGAACCGCGCGGTGCCGCTGGCCGAGGTCGCCGGGCCGGCCGCCGCGCTGGCCGAGCTGGAGGCGCTGGACGCCGGCCGGCTGGGCGGCGTCCTGCCCTACCACGCCGTCCGCGCCGACCTGCTGCGCCGGCTCGGCCGCCGGGCGGAGGCGCTGGCCGCCTATGACGCCGCACTCGCCCTCGACCCCACCCCCGCCGAACGCCGCTGGCTGGAGCGCCGGCGGGACAAGGCGCCGGATATGCCGGCGGGCGCCGGACCGGGTCAGTGA
- a CDS encoding LuxR C-terminal-related transcriptional regulator → MADTITGLIAESQLYREGVKALLGSSFVITVEADGVAEALRWGEEPRLILVDEAEGREHTACSLLQERFPGAALVFLMRRTSREQAIDILRFGAQGILGPDLSADALVLSLKLILTGQILVPSFALDLLPDSHAPSPAGAADLDQDITPRERQILEMIVRGHSNKAIGLALGLREPTVKFYVKNVMRKLHVANRTQIAVWAMTHGCPADPAGCDGKLPH, encoded by the coding sequence ATGGCTGACACGATCACGGGACTTATCGCGGAGAGCCAATTGTATCGCGAAGGGGTCAAGGCTCTCCTCGGCAGCAGCTTCGTCATCACTGTGGAGGCCGACGGGGTGGCCGAGGCCCTCCGGTGGGGGGAGGAGCCGCGGCTGATCCTGGTGGATGAGGCGGAAGGCCGGGAGCACACCGCCTGCTCGCTCCTGCAGGAGCGGTTTCCCGGCGCCGCCCTGGTCTTCCTGATGCGGCGGACCTCGCGCGAACAGGCGATCGACATCCTGCGGTTCGGCGCGCAGGGCATCCTCGGTCCCGACCTGTCCGCCGACGCGCTCGTCCTCTCGCTGAAGCTGATCCTGACCGGCCAGATCCTGGTGCCGAGCTTCGCCCTCGACCTTCTGCCGGACTCCCATGCGCCGTCGCCTGCCGGTGCCGCGGATCTCGACCAGGACATCACCCCGCGGGAGCGGCAGATCCTGGAGATGATCGTCCGCGGCCACAGCAACAAGGCGATCGGCCTCGCGCTCGGCCTGCGGGAGCCGACGGTCAAGTTCTACGTCAAGAACGTCATGCGCAAGCTGCATGTCGCCAACCGGACGCAGATCGCCGTCTGGGCGATGACCCACGGCTGCCCGGCCGATCCCGCGGGCTGCGACGGCAAGCTGCCTCACTGA
- a CDS encoding TetR/AcrR family transcriptional regulator, with translation MSSALTLTERHTDATQRLILSSAMDLLEHSGVPDLTVRAVAKQAGMSERTVFRYYASRDAFLDAVAAEVVRHIGTPPAPARIGDLPGYVRPLYTRFEEKSALVQSALHTELLRRVRESVAVDRWRAVRDLIDAHAPHRAERDRSIAAANIRYYLAASTWHYYRFHFAFPLDEAIACAETAVRLALEEIGRE, from the coding sequence ATGTCAAGCGCGCTCACCCTGACCGAACGCCATACCGACGCGACCCAGCGCCTGATCCTGTCCTCCGCCATGGACTTGCTGGAGCATTCGGGCGTGCCCGACCTGACCGTGCGCGCCGTGGCGAAACAGGCCGGCATGTCGGAGCGCACCGTGTTCCGCTACTACGCCTCGCGCGACGCCTTCCTCGACGCCGTGGCCGCCGAGGTGGTGCGCCACATCGGCACGCCGCCGGCCCCCGCCCGCATCGGGGATCTGCCCGGCTATGTCCGCCCGCTCTACACCCGCTTCGAGGAAAAGTCGGCCCTCGTCCAGTCCGCTCTGCATACCGAACTGCTGCGCCGTGTGCGCGAGAGCGTCGCCGTCGACCGCTGGCGGGCCGTCCGCGACCTCATCGATGCCCATGCTCCCCACCGGGCCGAGCGCGACCGCAGCATCGCGGCCGCCAACATCCGCTATTATCTGGCGGCATCCACCTGGCACTATTACCGCTTCCACTTTGCCTTCCCTCTGGACGAGGCGATCGCCTGCGCCGAAACGGCGGTACGGCTGGCGCTCGAGGAGATCGGGCGCGAGTAG
- a CDS encoding cupin domain-containing protein — translation MDKQAVTVKDGEGEVLQVLGADVRFLLEAAATGHRFSIMDVTLPKDQGPPPHEHPWDEAYFVLSGRVRFVIGNAVRVFEAGDFAYVPGGVVHGFKGAEETPARVLVFDAPATAEGFFRDVDKETKAVPGVAPDIPAIAQRHGMRFLPPAA, via the coding sequence ATGGACAAGCAGGCTGTGACGGTGAAGGACGGTGAGGGCGAGGTTCTGCAGGTGCTGGGAGCCGACGTGCGGTTCCTGCTGGAGGCGGCGGCGACGGGGCACCGCTTCTCGATCATGGACGTGACGCTGCCCAAGGACCAGGGGCCGCCTCCGCACGAGCACCCGTGGGACGAGGCGTATTTCGTCCTCTCGGGCCGGGTGCGCTTCGTCATCGGCAACGCGGTGCGGGTGTTCGAGGCGGGCGACTTCGCCTATGTGCCGGGCGGCGTGGTGCACGGCTTCAAGGGAGCCGAGGAGACGCCGGCGCGGGTGCTGGTGTTCGACGCGCCGGCGACGGCGGAGGGCTTCTTCCGCGATGTGGACAAGGAGACGAAGGCGGTGCCGGGCGTCGCGCCGGACATCCCGGCCATCGCGCAGCGCCACGGCATGCGCTTCCTGCCGCCGGCCGCATGA
- a CDS encoding M20 aminoacylase family protein → MLDQDIASAMQGWRHDLHAHPETAFTERRTSDVVAARLAEDGYEVHRGLAETGVVGTLRNGDGPAIGLRADMDALFIEEKGSVPHVSRHPGKMHACGHDGHTTMLLGAARQLARSRNFRGTLHVIFQPAEENEGGGRRMIADGLFERFPCSEVYGLHNWPALPLGRFAINRATMMAAFDTFEIVVTGHGCHGAMPEAGIDPLVPAAQILLALQTIVSRRLSPMDQAVVSVTQVHGGDTWNVIPDSAVLRGTARSMSPRVQDEIEARMRELVRSIAEAHGAVAHLTYERRYPATINAPAAADKAARAARAVVGDDRVVTDCQPSMASEDFGFMLERLPGAYIFMGVADELHRASLHNPLYDFNDSALEIGAAFWVKLVEQVLPA, encoded by the coding sequence ATGCTCGACCAGGACATTGCCAGCGCGATGCAGGGGTGGCGGCACGACCTCCACGCCCATCCGGAAACCGCCTTCACCGAGCGGCGCACCAGCGACGTCGTCGCGGCCCGGCTCGCGGAGGACGGCTACGAGGTTCATCGCGGGCTGGCCGAAACCGGGGTGGTCGGCACCCTGCGCAACGGCGACGGCCCGGCGATCGGCCTGCGCGCCGACATGGACGCCCTGTTCATCGAGGAGAAGGGCTCCGTCCCGCACGTTTCCCGCCATCCCGGCAAGATGCACGCCTGCGGCCACGACGGTCACACCACCATGCTGCTGGGGGCGGCGCGCCAGCTCGCCCGCAGCCGCAACTTCCGCGGCACGCTGCACGTCATCTTCCAGCCGGCCGAGGAGAACGAGGGCGGCGGCCGGCGGATGATCGCCGACGGCCTGTTCGAGCGGTTCCCCTGCAGCGAGGTCTACGGCCTGCACAACTGGCCGGCCCTGCCGCTGGGGCGGTTCGCCATCAACCGGGCGACCATGATGGCCGCCTTCGACACCTTCGAGATCGTGGTGACCGGGCACGGCTGCCATGGCGCCATGCCGGAGGCGGGCATCGACCCGCTGGTGCCGGCGGCGCAGATCCTGCTGGCGCTGCAGACCATCGTCAGCCGGCGCCTGAGCCCGATGGACCAGGCGGTGGTCAGCGTCACCCAGGTCCATGGCGGCGATACCTGGAACGTCATTCCCGACAGCGCGGTGCTGCGCGGCACCGCCCGCTCCATGTCGCCGCGGGTGCAGGACGAGATCGAGGCCCGGATGCGCGAGCTGGTGCGCTCCATCGCCGAAGCCCATGGCGCCGTCGCGCACCTGACCTACGAGCGGCGCTATCCCGCCACCATCAACGCCCCCGCCGCCGCCGACAAGGCGGCCCGGGCGGCGCGGGCGGTGGTGGGCGACGACCGCGTCGTCACCGACTGCCAGCCCTCCATGGCGTCGGAGGATTTCGGCTTCATGCTGGAACGGCTGCCCGGCGCCTACATCTTCATGGGCGTCGCCGACGAGTTGCACCGCGCCTCGCTGCACAACCCGCTCTATGACTTCAACGACTCCGCGCTGGAGATCGGCGCGGCGTTCTGGGTCAAGCTGGTGGAACAGGTCCTGCCGGCCTGA
- a CDS encoding DUF3100 domain-containing protein — protein sequence MGVQLLERESLLASKVRLFGFAFIIVLVAETIGTISFQVGPGKILLMPLVWAVALGGVVSIFSRYAPAPLRAGASTQWYGAGLLQPALMLLITKLGLLVGASLPSVLAMGWPLVFQEFGHFFGTMIFGLPVALLLGIKREAIGATFSVGREPSLAIIAERFGLASAEGRGVLAEYLTGTVFGAVFIGLLAGFIASLNIFDPIALAMGAGVGSGSMMAAASGAIAAQQSPEVAKQVAVFAGAANLLTTTIGTYFTMFLSLPFTIWAYRVLEPVLGRIGMRPRVAVVEGAEGRAEAANPHKALGVPEWILAWVVTGAMALVGQWLGLKTPIADAVPGMAVILASTMVGFALYRLVWSKMPLVCWVSLVAMLATYPGVPFAAEAAALTAKVNVLALITPILAYAGLSVAKDVPAFRRLGWPIIVTSLMANAGTFLGATLIAQFFRH from the coding sequence ATGGGAGTACAACTTCTGGAGCGGGAGTCCCTGCTTGCGAGCAAGGTCCGGCTGTTCGGGTTTGCCTTCATAATCGTTCTGGTCGCAGAAACAATCGGGACCATCAGTTTTCAGGTGGGGCCGGGCAAGATCCTGCTGATGCCGCTGGTCTGGGCGGTGGCGCTGGGCGGGGTGGTCAGCATCTTCTCGCGCTACGCCCCGGCGCCGCTGCGGGCGGGCGCCAGCACCCAATGGTACGGCGCCGGGCTGCTGCAGCCGGCTCTGATGCTGCTGATCACCAAGCTCGGCCTGCTGGTCGGCGCCTCGCTGCCCAGCGTGCTGGCGATGGGCTGGCCGCTGGTCTTCCAGGAGTTCGGGCATTTCTTCGGCACGATGATCTTCGGCCTGCCGGTCGCCCTTCTGCTCGGCATCAAGCGCGAGGCGATCGGCGCCACCTTCTCGGTCGGCCGCGAACCCAGCCTGGCCATCATCGCCGAGCGGTTCGGCCTCGCCTCCGCCGAGGGGCGCGGCGTGCTGGCGGAATACCTGACCGGCACCGTCTTCGGCGCCGTCTTCATCGGGCTGCTCGCCGGCTTCATCGCCAGCCTGAACATCTTCGACCCGATCGCGCTCGCCATGGGGGCCGGCGTCGGCTCGGGCAGCATGATGGCGGCGGCCTCCGGCGCCATCGCGGCGCAGCAGAGCCCGGAGGTGGCCAAGCAGGTGGCGGTGTTCGCCGGGGCGGCGAACCTGCTCACCACCACCATCGGCACCTATTTCACCATGTTCCTGTCGCTGCCCTTCACCATCTGGGCCTACCGCGTGCTGGAGCCGGTGCTGGGCCGCATCGGCATGCGCCCGCGCGTCGCGGTGGTCGAAGGGGCGGAGGGCCGGGCCGAGGCGGCCAACCCGCACAAGGCGCTGGGCGTCCCCGAATGGATCCTCGCCTGGGTGGTCACCGGCGCCATGGCGCTGGTCGGCCAGTGGCTGGGGCTGAAGACGCCGATCGCCGACGCGGTACCGGGCATGGCGGTGATCCTCGCCAGCACGATGGTCGGCTTCGCCCTCTACCGGCTGGTCTGGTCGAAGATGCCGCTGGTCTGCTGGGTGTCGCTGGTCGCCATGCTGGCGACCTATCCCGGCGTTCCCTTCGCGGCGGAAGCGGCGGCGCTGACCGCCAAGGTCAACGTGCTGGCGCTGATCACGCCGATCCTCGCCTATGCCGGCCTGTCGGTGGCGAAGGACGTGCCGGCCTTCCGCCGGCTCGGCTGGCCGATCATCGTCACCTCGCTGATGGCCAACGCCGGCACCTTCCTCGGTGCTACGCTGATCGCCCAGTTCTTCCGGCACTGA
- a CDS encoding LysR family transcriptional regulator, which translates to MDEQRIIYLYETARAGSIRGAADRLQVNASTISRQIALLEQEVGITLLERLARGVRPTEAGRMLIDYHAGQRIAQADVLAKIQELNALTRGTVQLVVGEGFISDLLSGPLQEFCRNYPGLALSIEIMATDGIIRAITEDEAQIGLVFNPPFDERLNTISRISSSICAIVPAGHPLTRLGRRPALEDLLCYPMAALKPTFGVQRVINHALEQERLRLRPTISTNSFTLLRRFVTSQLGIVLMPAFVAVQELEEGLVQALPVASDILNAGEIHIVTRHGRQLPPSALCLLSHLRSHLKAFGPDRRRGTGRGRITAPRESGPAAGS; encoded by the coding sequence ATGGACGAGCAGCGCATCATCTATCTCTACGAGACCGCCCGGGCCGGCAGCATCCGCGGGGCGGCCGACCGGCTGCAGGTCAACGCCTCGACCATCAGCCGGCAGATCGCGCTGCTGGAGCAGGAGGTGGGGATCACGCTGCTGGAGCGGCTGGCCCGCGGCGTCCGGCCGACCGAGGCCGGGCGGATGCTGATCGACTACCACGCCGGCCAGCGGATCGCGCAGGCCGACGTGCTGGCGAAGATCCAGGAGCTGAACGCGCTGACCCGCGGCACGGTCCAGCTCGTGGTCGGCGAGGGCTTCATCAGCGACCTGCTCTCCGGCCCGCTGCAGGAGTTCTGCCGCAACTATCCGGGGCTGGCGCTGTCCATCGAGATCATGGCGACCGACGGCATCATCCGCGCCATCACCGAGGACGAGGCGCAGATCGGGCTGGTCTTCAACCCGCCCTTCGACGAGCGGCTGAACACCATCTCGCGGATCAGCTCCTCGATCTGCGCCATCGTTCCGGCGGGGCATCCGCTGACCCGCCTCGGCCGCCGGCCGGCGCTGGAGGACCTGCTGTGCTATCCCATGGCGGCGCTGAAGCCGACCTTCGGCGTGCAGCGGGTGATCAACCACGCGCTGGAGCAGGAGCGGCTGCGCCTGCGGCCGACGATCTCCACCAACTCCTTCACGCTGCTGCGCCGCTTCGTCACCTCGCAGCTCGGCATCGTCCTGATGCCGGCCTTCGTCGCGGTGCAGGAGCTGGAGGAGGGGCTGGTCCAGGCGCTGCCGGTCGCCAGCGACATCCTGAATGCCGGCGAGATCCACATCGTCACCCGCCACGGCCGCCAGCTTCCCCCCTCGGCGCTCTGCCTGCTGAGCCACCTGCGCTCGCACCTGAAGGCCTTCGGCCCGGACCGCCGCCGCGGCACGGGGCGCGGGAGGATCACAGCTCCGCGGGAGTCCGGGCCGGCAGCCGGATCGTGA
- a CDS encoding hybrid sensor histidine kinase/response regulator, with translation MNGARILIVDDDTANIRALTSLLGDSHEIRFATSGARALELAAADPPDLVLLDVVMPDLDGYAVCRRLKADPATADIPVIFITSLAGPEEEALGLEIGAVDYITKPFSPAIVRARVATHLSLRRANRRLRDENEHLESLVEERTRRLAQAQREKMTALRQIVIGVAHEINTPIGVALGSASHLADRVAELSQRLADGRLSRSDLDRFLESAADLAGLLSGSIVRAGRIVRYFKGVAADPGGVRQPVPLRPLLELAAVNQRPLWQPRGHRVAVSCPAGLAMESYPDILSSIIEQLLRNAVEHGYGEGEAGLITLEAAAAGEGTVRLTVADDGCGLPDGVAGRALEPFFTTRRATGSVGLGLTIIYNLVTDRLGGTLAITGAGGADGGASGGGTAVTIRLPARTPAEL, from the coding sequence ATGAACGGCGCCCGCATCCTGATCGTCGACGACGACACCGCCAACATCCGCGCGCTGACCAGCCTGCTGGGCGACAGCCACGAGATCCGCTTCGCCACCAGCGGGGCCCGCGCGCTGGAGCTTGCCGCGGCGGATCCGCCCGACCTCGTGCTGCTCGACGTCGTCATGCCCGACCTCGACGGCTATGCCGTCTGCCGCCGGCTGAAGGCCGATCCGGCCACGGCCGACATTCCCGTCATCTTCATCACCTCCCTTGCCGGTCCGGAGGAGGAGGCGCTGGGGCTGGAGATCGGAGCGGTCGACTACATCACCAAGCCCTTCAGCCCGGCCATCGTGCGGGCCAGGGTCGCCACCCACCTGTCGCTGCGCCGGGCCAACCGGCGGCTGCGCGACGAGAACGAGCATCTGGAATCGCTGGTCGAGGAGCGCACGCGGCGGCTGGCGCAGGCCCAGCGGGAGAAGATGACGGCGCTGCGCCAGATCGTCATCGGCGTCGCGCACGAGATCAACACGCCGATCGGGGTGGCGCTCGGCAGCGCCTCGCACCTCGCCGACCGGGTGGCGGAGCTGTCGCAGCGTCTGGCCGACGGCCGACTGAGCCGCAGCGACCTCGACCGCTTCCTGGAAAGCGCCGCCGACCTCGCCGGGCTGCTGTCGGGCAGCATCGTCCGCGCCGGCCGGATCGTGCGGTACTTCAAGGGCGTGGCGGCCGATCCGGGGGGCGTGCGCCAGCCGGTCCCGCTGCGGCCGCTGCTCGAGCTTGCCGCCGTCAACCAGCGGCCGCTGTGGCAGCCGCGCGGCCATCGCGTCGCCGTGTCCTGCCCGGCCGGGCTGGCGATGGAGAGCTATCCCGACATCCTCTCGTCCATCATCGAGCAGCTCCTGCGCAACGCGGTCGAGCATGGCTACGGCGAGGGCGAGGCGGGGCTGATCACGCTGGAGGCCGCGGCGGCGGGCGAGGGGACGGTGCGCCTGACGGTGGCCGACGACGGCTGCGGCCTGCCGGACGGGGTGGCCGGCCGGGCGCTGGAGCCCTTCTTCACGACGCGGCGCGCCACCGGTTCGGTCGGGCTCGGCCTCACCATCATCTACAATCTGGTCACCGACCGGCTGGGCGGGACGCTCGCCATCACAGGGGCCGGCGGTGCGGATGGTGGCGCGTCCGGTGGCGGTACGGCCGTCACGATCCGGCTGCCGGCCCGGACTCCCGCGGAGCTGTGA
- a CDS encoding hybrid sensor histidine kinase/response regulator — protein MRGWLARKARGSPRGLPIRGGVSRRMGLGLSLMVAVLLAVSGAAIYDLAQFRQALSTLSNGALPRITTGAVVTGGLQQVLAQATRLGAAASHPERRVTLDALMRELDAVVLSARDLSDIDGSATLAGVLSTLTLTVKDLDGLVARRIDAAARADAALDEARRLSAEADRLVAAVLPTLPPEHLGALAAWTTEVNRVLTESTHAGSSRYQREILRVEKEAAAVLAALPARYAALPPEQAARFAGLNRRLEAALLGRDGLLPSLVERQTATARSKALTQQVVVMVEEVVKIARSLFERINATAAGEAANLSAMAARQTSVLIGLGGLGFLIAAGVYLYLRGFVTLRLVRLNGAVLDRVEGRQTPLPEDGSDEISTIARSIRHFLDEIARRQQQVEEARERAEEASRAKSDFLANMSHEIRTPMNAILGLSHLALRGDMPPAQRAYLGQIRTSATTLLGIINDILDVSKIEAGMLTLEQVPFDLSAVLGNLATVAGLSARDKGLDLRIDVGPDVPAALTGDPLRLGQVLLNLVNNAIKFTQQGGVTVAVGMARSGEGEAELAFAVRDTGIGMTAEQIGRLFQPFSQADSSTTRRYGGTGLGLAISRRLTRMMGGDIAVESRPGEGSVFRFTVSVGVRDGGTVAAVTAGEPAPVPAGDLRVAEPLRGQRVLVADDNAINRQVARELLEDAGLVVTVVASGEEAVRRALAPGAGYGVLLTDIQMPGMDGYQVAREVRRHLGPDRLPIIAMTAHALEEERRRCLEAGMDDHIAKPVEPRRLVALLDRWLKPCAAPLPGDGSAATDRQADAPAAAALPPGLPPGLPPEVPAELPAELDGFQLGPALARMNGHGRTLRVAIVDFHDRYRDGAATLRRMLAAGDWQGMERFVHGLRGSAGTVGAMAVFEAAGLLERALRQGRRDALPDRLAALADALVPALAAAATLVPRPAAAPAAAPPARKLAPSDLRALEPLVLALDEALRLGSMKAVDRVAALLAGLEGSRQEAAAAAIERSVDALDFAEARAALARLAAELEIALEPAA, from the coding sequence ATGCGCGGCTGGCTCGCCCGCAAGGCCCGCGGCTCGCCGCGGGGCCTGCCGATCCGCGGTGGCGTCAGCCGCCGCATGGGGCTGGGCCTGTCGCTCATGGTCGCCGTCCTGCTGGCCGTGTCGGGGGCGGCGATCTACGATCTCGCGCAGTTCCGGCAGGCCCTGTCGACCCTGTCCAACGGCGCGCTGCCGCGCATCACCACCGGCGCCGTGGTGACCGGCGGGCTGCAGCAGGTGCTGGCGCAGGCGACGCGGCTGGGTGCCGCGGCCAGCCACCCGGAGCGGCGCGTCACGCTGGACGCCCTGATGCGGGAACTCGACGCCGTCGTCCTGTCGGCCCGCGACCTGTCGGACATCGACGGCAGCGCCACGCTGGCCGGCGTGCTCAGCACGCTGACGCTGACGGTCAAGGACCTGGACGGGCTGGTGGCCCGCCGCATCGACGCCGCGGCGCGGGCCGACGCCGCGCTGGACGAGGCGCGCCGGCTGTCGGCGGAGGCCGACCGGCTGGTCGCCGCCGTGCTGCCGACCCTGCCGCCCGAGCATCTCGGCGCCCTGGCCGCCTGGACCACCGAGGTCAACCGGGTGCTGACCGAGAGCACCCATGCCGGCAGTTCGCGCTACCAGCGGGAGATCCTGCGCGTCGAGAAGGAGGCGGCGGCGGTGCTGGCCGCCCTGCCGGCCCGCTATGCCGCCCTGCCGCCGGAACAGGCGGCCCGCTTCGCCGGCCTGAACCGCCGGCTGGAAGCCGCCCTGCTCGGCCGCGACGGGCTGCTGCCCAGCCTGGTCGAGCGCCAGACCGCGACGGCGCGCAGCAAGGCGCTGACGCAGCAGGTCGTGGTGATGGTGGAGGAGGTGGTGAAGATCGCCCGCTCGCTGTTCGAGCGGATCAACGCCACCGCCGCGGGGGAGGCGGCGAACCTGTCGGCGATGGCGGCGCGCCAGACCAGCGTCCTGATCGGGCTGGGCGGGCTCGGCTTCCTGATCGCGGCCGGCGTCTATCTCTACCTGCGCGGCTTCGTCACCCTGCGGCTCGTCCGGCTGAACGGCGCCGTGCTCGACCGGGTGGAGGGGCGCCAGACCCCGCTGCCCGAGGACGGCAGCGACGAGATCTCGACCATCGCGCGCTCGATCCGCCACTTCCTGGACGAGATCGCCCGGCGTCAGCAGCAGGTCGAGGAGGCGCGCGAGCGGGCGGAGGAGGCCTCGCGCGCCAAGAGCGACTTCCTCGCCAACATGAGCCACGAGATCCGCACGCCGATGAACGCGATCCTCGGGCTCAGCCACCTTGCCCTGCGCGGCGACATGCCGCCGGCCCAGCGGGCCTATCTGGGGCAGATCCGCACGTCGGCCACGACGCTGCTCGGCATCATCAACGACATCCTCGACGTCTCGAAGATCGAGGCGGGGATGCTGACGCTGGAGCAGGTGCCCTTCGACCTGTCCGCCGTGCTCGGCAACCTCGCCACCGTCGCCGGCCTGTCGGCGCGCGACAAGGGGCTGGATCTGCGGATCGACGTCGGTCCCGACGTGCCGGCCGCGCTGACCGGCGACCCGCTGCGGCTGGGGCAGGTGCTGCTCAACCTCGTCAACAACGCCATCAAGTTCACGCAGCAGGGCGGCGTCACCGTCGCGGTCGGCATGGCACGGTCCGGGGAGGGGGAGGCGGAGCTGGCCTTCGCCGTCCGCGACACCGGCATCGGCATGACGGCGGAGCAGATCGGGCGCCTCTTCCAGCCCTTCAGCCAGGCCGACAGCTCGACGACCCGGCGCTACGGCGGCACCGGGCTCGGGCTGGCGATCAGCCGGCGGCTGACGCGGATGATGGGCGGCGACATCGCGGTGGAGAGCAGGCCCGGCGAGGGCAGCGTCTTCCGCTTCACCGTGTCGGTCGGGGTGCGCGACGGCGGGACGGTCGCCGCCGTCACGGCGGGGGAGCCGGCGCCGGTTCCCGCCGGAGACCTGCGCGTGGCGGAACCGCTGCGCGGGCAGCGGGTGCTGGTCGCCGACGACAACGCGATCAACCGGCAGGTCGCCCGCGAGCTTCTGGAGGATGCCGGGCTGGTCGTCACCGTGGTCGCCAGCGGCGAGGAGGCGGTGCGGCGGGCGCTCGCCCCCGGTGCCGGCTACGGCGTGCTGCTGACCGACATCCAGATGCCGGGCATGGACGGCTATCAGGTGGCGCGCGAGGTTCGCCGGCACCTCGGCCCCGACCGGCTGCCGATCATCGCCATGACCGCCCACGCGCTGGAGGAGGAGCGGCGCCGCTGCCTGGAGGCCGGGATGGACGACCACATCGCCAAGCCGGTCGAGCCGCGCCGCCTCGTCGCCCTCCTCGACCGCTGGCTCAAGCCCTGCGCCGCGCCGCTGCCCGGGGACGGGTCCGCCGCGACGGACCGGCAGGCCGACGCGCCCGCCGCCGCGGCCCTGCCCCCAGGGTTGCCTCCAGGGTTGCCCCCGGAGGTGCCCGCGGAACTGCCTGCCGAGCTGGACGGCTTCCAGCTCGGTCCGGCACTGGCGCGGATGAACGGCCACGGCCGGACGCTGCGGGTCGCGATCGTCGATTTCCATGACCGCTACCGCGACGGCGCTGCTACGCTGCGGCGGATGCTGGCGGCCGGGGATTGGCAGGGCATGGAGCGGTTCGTCCACGGTTTGCGCGGCAGCGCCGGAACGGTCGGCGCCATGGCCGTCTTCGAGGCCGCCGGCCTGCTGGAGCGCGCGCTGCGCCAGGGACGCCGGGACGCGCTGCCGGACCGGCTCGCCGCCCTTGCCGATGCGCTCGTCCCGGCGCTGGCCGCCGCGGCGACGCTGGTGCCCCGGCCGGCCGCCGCACCGGCTGCGGCGCCCCCCGCCCGCAAGCTCGCCCCGTCCGACCTCAGGGCGCTGGAGCCGCTGGTGCTCGCCCTCGACGAGGCGCTGCGGCTCGGCAGCATGAAGGCGGTGGACCGGGTCGCCGCCCTGCTCGCCGGCCTCGAAGGCAGCCGGCAGGAAGCAGCCGCCGCCGCCATCGAGCGCAGCGTGGACGCCCTGGACTTCGCCGAGGCGCGTGCCGCGCTGGCCCGCCTCGCCGCCGAGCTGGAGATCGCCCTGGAGCCGGCGGCATGA